The following coding sequences are from one Rattus norvegicus strain BN/NHsdMcwi chromosome 11, GRCr8, whole genome shotgun sequence window:
- the Gpr15 gene encoding G-protein coupled receptor 15 gives MEPATTLFYLDYYDATSPDPRIMETPSHTSYTSVFLPVFYTAVFLTGVLGNFILMVTLHFKHRNRRLIDIFIINLAASDFIFLVTLPLWVDKEASLGLWRTGSLLCKGSSYTISVNMHCNVFLLTCMSMDRYLAIMRPTLARRLRRRSCAYAVCAVIWIISCLLGLPTLLSRGLTHIEGKPYCAEKKPTSLKLMWGLVALIATFFVPLLSIVSSYCCITRRLCAHYQQSGKHNKKLRKSIKIIVIVVAAFTISWVPFNTVKLLAIVSGLQPESQFPSESLQQAMKVTGSLAFANSCVNPLLYYIFDSYIRRAIVRSLCPCLKIHNIGSSTETLDSHLTKALANFIHSEDFVKRRKRSVSL, from the coding sequence ATGGAACCAGCAACAACCCTGTTTTATCTGGATTACTATGATGCTACGAGCCCGGATCCTCGTATCATGGAGACTCCCTCCCACACTTCCTACACATCTGTCTTCCTCCCTGTCTTTTACACAGCTGTGTTCCTGACTGGAGTGTTGGGGAATTTCATCCTCATGGTCACTCTGCATTTCAAACACCGCAACCGAAGATTGATCGATATCTTTATCATCAACCTGGCTGCCTCGGACTTCATTTTCCTTGTCACACTGCCACTTTGGGTAGATAAGGAAGCCTCTCTGGGACTGTGGAGGACTGGCTCTCTCCTGTGCAAAGGCAGCTCCTATACGATCTCAGTGAACATGCACTGTAATGTCTTCTTGCTCACGTGTATGAGCATGGACCGCTACCTGGCCATCATGCGCCCAACCTTAGCCAGGAGATTAAGAAGGAGAAGCTGTGCATACGCGGTGTGTGCTGTCATCTGGATCATCTCATGCCTCTTAGGATTACCCACTCTTCTGTCCAGAGGGCTCACTCACATTGAAGGCAAGCCGTACTGTGCAGAGAAGAAACCCACGTCATTAAAACTGATGTGGGGGCTGGTAGCCTTGATTGCCACCTTTTTTGTCCCCCTCCTGAGCATTGTGTCCAGCTACTGTTGCATCACAAGGAGGCTGTGTGCTCATTACCAGCAGTCGGGAAAGCATAACAAGAAATTGAGGAAGTCCATAAAGATCATCGTTATTGTGGTGGCGGCCTTCACCATCTCCTGGGTGCCCTTTAACACTGTCAAGCTCCTAGCCATTGTTTCAGGATTGCAACCTGAAAGCCAGTTTCCCTCCGAGTCTCTTCAGCAGGCCATGAAGGTGACTGGGTCCTTGGCATTTGCCAACAGCTGCGTCAACCCTCTCCTTTACTATATCTTTGACAGCTATATCCGCCGGGCCATTGTACGCAGTCTGTGCCCTTGTCTGAAGATCCACAACATTGGGAGTAGCACTGAGACATTAGACAGTCACCTCACCAAGGCTCTTGCCAACTTCATTCACTCAGAAGATTTTGTCAAGCGGAGGAAGAGGTCTGTGTCACTCTGA